The genomic region ggggaaaggCCTCACCGAAACCCCTTACCGAGTACGCCCCGGACACCCTCAACTATCTTATCCatttccttctctctctctctaccacGTGTTTATCCCCTCTCTCTCTAACACGTGGCGTTCCCCTCTCTCTCTACGACCAGTCAAACGTAAAATCATTTTTTTCCTGAAGTTGTCGAATATGACTTCTATCACTTTCAATCCTTCAGACTATGGGTTCTGGAGTGGCTTGGATTGAGTTATGGCGTTGCTCGACACGTGACAGATGGTGTAGGTTTCAACAGTTCACACCCAAAAAAGTGAAGGTGAGGAGGGGCGTGACCAGGCTGACGTTGGGGAGCCATGTGACacctaatatttttttttatattaatcatagagtttagtaaaataattagaaaaacacattttatttatattaaataactacaataaaaaaatatattacattACAAAAAAAATCAATCATTTTCATCTTCATCTTTATCTTCATTGGAGTCGAATCTAGGAAGTGTCAACGACGGAGTTTGTTTTGTCATCCTCATCCGACGACGGAGCGGAAATATTATTATCAACGGTGGCGACGGTTGTGAAAGCTATTGTTGAAGATTCAGATGAAGGGACTTCCCAACCACAACCCAAACGGAGGAAGTACATAGTTCGTGAACGCGAAACCGCAAATGATTTGCTGGTAAAAAAATATTTCTCACCCGAACCAACGTATGATGAAAGCATGTTTAGGCGTCATTTTCTTATgagtaaaaatttatttttaagaatatcaaaggatttagaggataagtatccttatttccAACAAAGACCCGATGTGCGTAGTAAGATCAGATTTACcacgtggcaaaaggtcacggccgcCCTAAGACAAATGGCTTACGACAATAGTTCCGACATAATGGacgactatttaaaaatgtcgaCACGAGTGGCTAGGGAAAGTTTTCACAATTTTGTGCGTGTATCATTGAACTATATATGAAAAGATACTTGAGAAAACTGACGTAACAACTTTTGGAACATCACGCTGAATACCATGGTCTCCCCGGGATAAGTAGTTTAGATTGTATAAAATGAGAGTGGGAACTTTGTCCGACTGCATGGCAAGGCTCTCACACAAGGGGATATCATGGAATGCCGGCTATGATTCTTGAAGTTGTTGCATCACAAGATCTTTGGATCTGGCATGCATTCTTTGGTATGCCAGGTTTATATAACGATATAAACATTATACATCACTCGCCCCCTTTTCATTGATCTAATAAATGGTGTTGGACCAAAAGGAACATTTATTGTAAATGGCGTTGAATACAAGTATGGGTACTGTCTTGTTGATGGAATTTACGCTGAGTGGGTTGTCTTTGTGAAACCATTTTCAAGAGAGGGAACACTAGATTCTAAAATAATAAAGCTTAACAAAGTTCAGATGGCGGCACGCAAAGACATCGAGCGAGTATTTGGTGTTTTGCAGAAAAGGTGGCGCATTTTGAGCATGCCTTGTAGATTGTATGAAAAATATCAAATAAGAAACGTGATGTACGCGTGCATCATTCTACACAACATGATTTTAGAGGAAGAAGGGCGTATAATAGTTGAATATTATGGCGAGAAAACCGCATCAAATAACGAATACATTAGTAACGAAGAAAGAACGCAAAACCAAAATCTAATCAAGTCAAAACAAATAAGTTCAAACCTTCGAGCTGATTTGGTACAACATGTTTCGATATTACCAAGATTCGACTCAatggaagatgaagatgaagatgattgattaattttttttgttgtaatgtattattttattgtagttttttttaaattactttATTTTAATTCTATGATTAATATAAAAAACCCAAAGACAATTAAAAATCTATCCATGTGGCAACCCCACGCCGTTAACTCACGCCCCTTCCACACCCCTCTTTTTTAGGTGTGGAGTTGTGGAGCCCACAAATGTCATGTGTCATGTAAAGCCTCCAATCTAAGCTCCCACTCCTTATAGTCTAAGTCTAATGTTGAAATCAACATATTCATATTGTGGAAGAACTTATATAGACGGGTCAATTTAATTAGAGCATCAAATTAATTAGCAAAGTTGGACAAGTTGAAGATACCCGTATGTCCGATGTCGTATATACAatttcaaaacatttgcctagtATAGTTGTAAACAAGTCCTTTTATTTTTCCACAacattttttgtaacaaaatctgaAAACAGAAAACGTTTTTTAAGTAGAGAATTCTAAAAACTAAGAACCTTATTTTCTAAATATGACCCTGAATTTTTATAAGTATTTTTCAAAGAATTCgattttatatttaaataaatcaaaaGCTTAATTTACACTTCTTATTTTAATTCAAACATCTAGGTTTTTCCATTAGAGATTTCTAGGTCAGATCATTGAGCATGGGGGAGGATAGTCTCCAAAGGACTATCCTCCACATAAGCACCACGTAGGCAAAGGAGAAGACCCTCCCCTTGGAGACTATCCAAGGGTGTGGGGATGCTCCTCctccattttttattattatttattagatttaattaattaatgaaaacgaagtaaataaaaataaaaaagttacatttaaataaaacctaaaaaaacaacAACCTAAGGTTACATTAAAAAAAACacacctaaaaaaacctaaagttacatttaaataaaaaaaacacacttaaaaaaaCCTAAAGTTACATTTAAAATGGGACGGTCTTCCGGATGACGAAAACGGGTGTGAACTTGAGTTGGAGTAGTTTTTTTTAAGGTTGGGagaggttttttttataaaaatgggagAAAAGTGGGAGTAGTTTGGTAAAAAAAGTGAGGTGAAAAGGGGGTTGAATTTATAGTGGTgtggtgaatttttttttttttaaaatgttgcAATATATATTAAGGAGATAGAGATAGAGGGGCCCACCAATGAAAAAGGTAGCCAATCACATGGATCGTCTCCTCCGTCTGTATTCCGATGTTGGCGACGCCGACGTGCCCAGGGGGCGATGTGGGACGGGGCTAAAGGAGGGGGACGTGTTAGGTTTTTGGCTATATGAAAAATGTGCCCATCCCACATCGGTGCAAGGATGAAAGCTTGGGAGGACTACAAGCTTATAAAAGGAGTCCAAGGCTTCGGTTTCAAAGTGCCCCAACCAAAAAATACACTTGAAGTGTTTggttctttctttcttttctagTTCTCTTGTCTTAGAGTGTAGGAAGGTTTTGGTTAAACGCTTCGGAGAAGTGTGGTTGTAATTGGGCGGGGGGAGGCTTGAGAGATTAGTCTGTGTGATTGTAAAAATTTGTCGCATAGTGGATCTTTCTCTCTGGAGGCCCGTGGTTTTTCTCCGGTTTTGGAGTTTCCACGTATATTCTTGTGTTCAGTTATATTTCTCTATTGTTAGCTTTGGGAGGGTTGTTGGGATTCTTTGAGACCGCTTGTTtcccaacaagtggtatcagagctccagGTTTTGGGGGAGGTCTCGGTTTTGAAGGTTCGTAGTATGCTCTGTGGTTGCAGCTTAGTCTGATCTTCCACATCAGAAACGAATTTTCTTGGAGGGTGTCGTGGTATTTTGAAGGTTCGTAGTATGCTCTGTGGTTGCAGCTTGGTCTGATCTTCCACATCAGAAACGAGGATTTGGTTGATTCGGTTGACTGTTTGTATACGGTAGAATTATACGCGAGCCGGATATACGCATTTTATCCTAGGAAGGTTCTGGCTAGGAAAGACTTGGTACTTAAGTGTGTCCATTGTACCCACCTCTCTTTCCTGGGAATCCTTTGTTGGGTGTACTGCTTATAGGCTTGGTGTTCTAGTATACAATACTGTTTTTGAAGATACGGATACGATGTCGAAATACACTCCCATGAGGTTCGACGTAGAGAAATATGATGGAAGAATCAACTTTGGTTTGTGGCAAGTTCAAGTCAAGGATGTGTTGATTCAATCTGGGTTACACAAGGCGTTGAGGGGGAAACCGACCCCTGGTTCAAGCAAGGATTCAAGCGGAACCAGTAAAGACGATGATGAAGAATGGGAAGATTTGGATTTGAGAGCGGCAAGTGCGATTCGTTTGTGTCTAGCAAAGAATGTTCTTGCAAATGTGCATGGGATATCAACTGCAAAGGATTTGTGGGAGAAGCTTGAGCAGTTGTATCAAGACAAAGGCATCTCAAATCGGTTGTATCTCAAGGAACAGTTTCATACCCTTCGTATGGATGGAGATACAAAAATTTCAGATCATCTAAGTGTTCTTAATAATATCGTGTCAGAACTGGAGGCTATTGGAGTAAAGGTTGAATATGAGGATAAAGCACTGAGGCTCATATTATCTTTGACATCTTCCTATGAGCATATGAAGCCCATTCTGATGTATGGGAAAGAAACCCTGAAGTATGCGGATGTTACTGAGAAGCTTTTGTCTGAAGAGAAAAGACTGGGTAGTAGCGGTCATACTTCGTCAGAAGGAACGGTTTTAATATGCGGGAACGGGAAGAAGAAGCACCCACAGAAGATTCCTGTATGCTGGAAGTGTGGACAGTCTGGGCATGTCAAGAGAAATTGTCCAGGTGGAGCAGATTCGGCAAGCAGCTCCAAGACAGCTAACAATGTCGCCGTCGTTGACGGTGATGATTTCTTTTGAAGTTATGTCATCCCTATGGTATGCCCGCGCTACCATGAAAGGGGATGCAATTTGTTAGCGGGTTCACGGATTTACACATGGGCATTGGGTTGGCATAGATGCAAGATGTGTGGTGAAAAATTGATGTTGATGGCTGATGAACTTCCGAGTATGCCAAGCGGGGAAGTTGCACCATAAATTTTCAGCAGGTTTTTCAACATGTGCCGAGAAGAAATTCTTAGAATGGTCTATTCTAAGTGGAGATACTTTTTTTATGGTGGAGTATGATCGTCGGTTGAAGACGGTGTTCCTTTGATGTGGTTGTTTTTTTTCATATATCCAAGGTGGAGATTTGTTAGGTTTTTGGCTATATGAAAAATGTGCCCATCCCACATCGGTGCAAGGATGAAAGCTTGGGAGGACACAAGCTTATAAAAGGAGTCCAAGGCTTTGGTTTCAAAGTGCCCCAACCAAAAAATACActtgatgtaacacctcgaatttttgtgtccagggatgtgttaacacgtgtcatttgattacacgtggcatccataataaataaaggactaattttgacaaaccttgaaagtatataaattcgagggttataaatgccAACAAGGGTGAATATACTGTAcaataaccctaaataaatgcttgtaccttcaaacgaataaatcatgaatcgtacggaagcgaaacgcggaagaaagtgagagattacgaactacaggggttaactgtgtcaacatgtttaaaattacctctgagtgaccctttaacgttcccaaggcttcgtaacagtattatacgctcactagaatgtacagtataaattccgcgaagttccgtcttaaaacgagagagttatactcaaattcgtatgagaagggttaaaagcgtcaacagtgaaagttaaggctttccaaataattaataaactaaccagggacttaataatgcgggtaaataacacgaggcccctatcggtaaataaccgagggccaaaccgcaaagttaccctttcaaacccgaaaggtcaggtaaatcattacgaaagatttcgttattaattaccaggatttcgcaatcatgacaaaagatttaaaatttctgaaatcttaacctctcgcgacccgcgtgaaggttatggctaagttgaggcgggccgcgagcctcctgtatTACGCGTCTGATATTCAAATcctaggcgacccgcattaaaatggcatggaactcccatgcgggccgcgtgggacgcccagatgcagaaacattgtaactacttgacctttggaccctttgaacgaccaacaaccaattaatggggcatgggcactctatgcttgacccataacacttaggggacatctgcCCATCATCCACACTCAGTGtagcatgagttgtaatgatcttggagcctaagtttcactataaatagccacattggctcataacaattcacacaacacaaatcaacttctctggtcattctaaaaaagctccaagcatctttctctgctctataagcaagaacacacttctgtaagtcgttcatactcatttggtcctgcatttccatagttatagctcaaaaacgcaaccgtcgtaactaacggttgtcattacaataacttgcaaatggttcagtcttatgacgaatcaaaagtggttatgagttggtatttatgtgggtaataaacctctaaaaaggttccccctgatcaccactctaactatgtcaaatatcgagtcaaacgtgcggttaaaaagtcaacaaaaagctattttagcgatttatgcataatctgtaatatatatgttatgaaacctgttttgacacttataaaacatgatattaagtatataaacttgtttgcgctcgtttgaatcgaccatttgctatattgaaccggttcggagccgaatgtcgcaaaagtttgacttttgttttgacttcagttctgacccgttttagtaaggtatagatataccttaggactctcttaggaccaggtcacatgttggtataaacctctgtggtcggttcatgagttatccgagtcttttgcgcaattccgtcattcgcctaaaagttgaccgtaacggccttttaaaattaaaacgagtatttcggacacgtgaacggaccaaaaccttgcttattaaattataagcatgtccttaaagtttcacgtcaatccgaggtctagaatgagagttatgctaattagcgcaatttaaataaactttagtaattaacggcgcaaatagcataacacctatctaaaccaagattccgtcaccaaaacttttacccactgtattaaaataatattctgggaattttagagatttttaataatttttacctcgctcataacctgcggttatggctacggttcggtaaataccgaatatgcccttttcggccaaaacatgagttctacaaggtcttttgacccgattctagttgctactgattttaaataataaataaagtattttaagctttataagctgttcgggaaactcagatttcctgtagaactcgaaaagctctttaaaagtctttaaaaaggaccgaaaagcccctacggggcataataataacttaaactcgttacgggcgccacggaaggtatcctactgataccacaacccatttagggcatattgacttaggaaataagcgtacgactcaaatggttaaccgtttcgcctattgcgcgcacggttcggcttatgaaactagttttcataaattagtcgatacgggtcaaattatattatttggaccccaaaatccagagtgtgaaccattaacccatataaaacaagtctctgaacttgttgggtcagaatcacactccattctagGTTTTCGCCTTCCCGCGCGATTAAagcatatctatatatatatatcggaaccaaccggtctaggctacggccattataacgacccgttaggattctaagaggttaattaaaaccttcgttccagattaggagccccagtaaaagctatcggtgatttaatccaaattaaggaaatatacttgcaaaggtaaatactttaacttatttcccctatatgggcttgggttacggtatattaataccgcttgattgagcattatattcttccatcgcttaggtggttaattaaataatatgatcggctcatttaaacagttttgttgcttataagcctttggggggtttaatgaccgttgtcccggatatccttggcatcattttacgaaatggccacgaccatcggcatcccggtgtaggcgtacacccggtataaagtgtcgacattaaattaaaagacgtagacgttggtttttatactacggttttacgcaaacgtggtgtgtctataaatctttaacccggcacgacccgggctactgaacgcataaaagaacatgtaaaacgttcacaagattttattataattttcctaagttataaaagagtttgtgccttgtgcattcaaatcaattttaataaacattttcaaatgtgtcagttgaatgtatttaccagtgtaaactgacgtattttccccaaaaagattaagtgcaggtacctaaacgtaaattggctggtattagctccctagcgtcgtgataagtctcgcaagcttgattgcagtatctgatggaacaatactttatgttatTTACGATctactgtggatatattcaacccctgtaatacatttgacactacaaccagaggttgaagtttatatatttatctttaagcttccgctgtgcattatataattgtgtggtttgactatattgttgccaacatcgtcacggtaatcccccaccgggcccaccggtgagacacgtggaaatcggggtgtgacacttgaagTGTTTggttctttctttcttttctagTTCTCTTGTCTTAGAGTGTAGGAAGGTTTTGGTTAAACGCTTCGGAGAAGTGTGGTTGTAATTGGGCGGGGGGAGGCTTGAGAGATTAGTCTGTGTGATTGTAAAAATTTGTCGCATAGTGGGTCTTTCTCTCTGGAGGCCCGTGGTTTTTCTCCGGTTTTGGAGTTTCCACGTATATTCTTGTGTTCAGTTATATTTCTCTATTGTTAGCTTTGGGAGGGTTGTTGGGATTCTTTGAGACCGCTTGTTTCCCAACAGGACGGACCCTTGCCGAACCCCATACCCAAAGGTCTCACAACTTTCAAATA from Helianthus annuus cultivar XRQ/B chromosome 10, HanXRQr2.0-SUNRISE, whole genome shotgun sequence harbors:
- the LOC110883613 gene encoding uncharacterized protein LOC110883613 — translated: MPAMILEVVASQDLWIWHAFFGTFIVNGVEYKYGYCLVDGIYAEWVVFVKPFSREGTLDSKIIKLNKVQMAARKDIERVFGVLQKRWRILSMPCRLYEKYQIRNVMYACIILHNMILEEEGRIIVEYYGEKTASNNEYISNEERTQNQNLIKSKQISSNLRADLVQHVSILPRFDSMEDEDEDD